In the Longimicrobiales bacterium genome, one interval contains:
- a CDS encoding trypsin-like peptidase domain-containing protein, with product MTSGHTHGLPAPSEAILVVVFLSGSRRGTTVRLGGERSCVGTDPSCAVRIPSDTEPLPLPHHATLTRRGDTYEITTSPDAEVWVNGEAVEHLVLASGDVLEIGRDGALLRFRIYEAGIEPYKSLPQVFEDCLECARMEQTVVRKASSFATGVPRELVTNTSRSFRAFMVLALLSLTAAIVVLGNRNAELQDQLTDEIQRVEGLSALVETASAQKLNADDLAEVATELRATRDRVDSLEARSTANARVVAAAAQATLFLQGSYQFMEPGTDRPLRMILGPDGRPVANPLGHPALSLEGEGPPLEIFVTGTGFVASADGLVVTNRHVAIPWEFDDAARGILASGFRAEWHRFVGYLPDIAGPFDVELMVAADDADLAVLEAVDMSGRLPFVSLANAAPVPGDAVIVVGYPLGLRALMARSEAYFVAQLQSDGVVDFYEQAERLSLAGFMQPLATRGIVGQVTSARVVYDAETTSGGSGGPVLTLAGEVVAVNTAILPEFGGSNLGVPADRVRALLDRAEGN from the coding sequence GTGACCAGCGGTCACACTCACGGACTGCCGGCACCCAGTGAGGCGATCCTTGTCGTCGTGTTTTTGTCTGGCAGTCGTAGGGGCACGACCGTGCGGTTGGGCGGAGAACGTTCATGTGTGGGGACGGATCCGAGTTGTGCGGTCCGTATTCCTTCGGACACTGAACCCCTGCCCCTGCCGCACCATGCCACCCTGACGCGCAGGGGCGATACCTACGAGATCACGACATCTCCCGACGCCGAAGTGTGGGTGAATGGTGAGGCTGTCGAACATCTCGTTTTGGCGTCCGGTGACGTACTCGAGATCGGACGCGATGGAGCGCTACTCCGTTTCCGGATCTATGAGGCGGGCATCGAGCCGTACAAGTCACTTCCGCAGGTATTTGAGGACTGCTTGGAGTGTGCGCGCATGGAACAGACGGTGGTCCGGAAGGCCTCCTCTTTTGCGACTGGCGTGCCCCGTGAGTTGGTGACGAACACGTCTCGATCGTTCCGAGCCTTCATGGTGCTCGCGCTCCTGTCTCTGACAGCCGCCATCGTCGTGCTGGGGAATCGGAATGCTGAACTGCAAGATCAGTTGACCGATGAGATTCAACGGGTGGAAGGACTATCCGCCCTCGTGGAGACAGCGAGCGCCCAAAAGCTGAACGCGGATGATCTCGCGGAGGTGGCCACGGAGTTGAGGGCCACGCGGGACCGGGTCGATTCACTAGAAGCACGCTCGACCGCGAATGCCCGTGTCGTTGCGGCGGCGGCTCAAGCCACGCTGTTCCTGCAGGGGTCCTATCAGTTCATGGAGCCGGGTACCGATCGGCCGCTTCGAATGATCCTGGGCCCAGATGGAAGACCTGTTGCGAATCCCTTAGGGCATCCGGCGCTCAGTTTGGAGGGAGAGGGGCCGCCGCTCGAGATATTCGTAACTGGAACGGGCTTCGTAGCGAGCGCCGATGGCCTCGTGGTAACGAACCGCCACGTCGCGATCCCGTGGGAATTCGACGACGCGGCCCGTGGGATTTTGGCCTCAGGCTTCAGGGCGGAGTGGCATCGATTCGTGGGTTACCTCCCCGACATCGCGGGTCCTTTTGATGTCGAGTTGATGGTCGCGGCCGACGATGCGGATCTTGCGGTGCTGGAGGCAGTGGACATGTCCGGCCGACTTCCTTTCGTCTCGCTCGCGAACGCTGCCCCCGTTCCGGGTGATGCGGTGATCGTCGTGGGGTATCCGCTTGGATTGAGGGCTCTCATGGCTCGCAGCGAAGCTTACTTCGTGGCACAGCTCCAGAGTGATGGCGTCGTGGATTTCTACGAACAGGCGGAACGTTTATCCCTAGCGGGCTTCATGCAGCCGCTGGCCACGCGAGGCATCGTGGGTCAGGTCACTTCTGCCCGTGTTGTTTATGACGCTGAAACCACGAGCGGGGGGAGTGGCGGTCCGGTCCTGACGCTTGCAGGTGAGGTCGTGGCTGTGAACACTGCGATTCTCCCCGAGTTCGGCGGCTCCAACCTGGGCGTACCGGCAGATCGGGTGCGGGCGTTGCTGGACCGCGCAGAGGGAAATTAG
- a CDS encoding aldo/keto reductase, with protein MEFGTLAGDYSVSRIIHGGWQFSEGHRLSGEAIDSTVDVLMASAELGVTTFDCADIYTGVEELYGRFLKKWASTSTACALQVHTKFVPDYDALEQLDRSYVNDIIHRSLTRLGIERLDLVQFYWWRDDVPGSEDAVEYLSDLRDAGKIRHLAVTNLDVERIERAQDAGGRLVSNQIQYSLLDRRAEGALTTYAVQKDMGLLCFGTLAGGFLTDRWLGAPDPAASTNRSLVKYRLIIDEFGGWDALQALLRTLREVADGHETDIASVALRFVLDQRAVAAVIVGATRLGQMERNLGAFRFALTARDNDRIRGLIDAAPGPSGPVFGLERDRDGRHGRIMHYDLNAEGV; from the coding sequence ATGGAATTTGGGACGCTCGCGGGGGACTACTCGGTCTCCCGGATCATTCACGGCGGGTGGCAATTCTCTGAAGGCCACAGGCTCTCTGGGGAGGCCATCGATTCCACGGTCGACGTGCTCATGGCTTCCGCCGAGTTGGGCGTGACGACCTTTGACTGTGCTGACATCTACACCGGTGTGGAAGAGCTGTATGGGCGCTTCCTGAAGAAGTGGGCGTCCACCTCGACCGCTTGTGCGCTCCAGGTGCACACCAAATTTGTACCCGACTATGATGCGCTCGAGCAGTTGGACCGTTCTTACGTCAATGACATCATCCATCGGTCTTTGACCCGACTCGGGATCGAGCGGCTCGATCTCGTCCAGTTCTACTGGTGGCGGGACGACGTGCCAGGCTCCGAGGACGCGGTGGAGTACCTCTCCGACCTGCGTGATGCGGGGAAGATCCGGCATCTCGCAGTGACCAACCTCGACGTGGAGAGGATCGAGAGGGCGCAGGACGCGGGCGGGCGACTGGTGTCGAATCAAATCCAATACTCGCTCCTGGATCGGCGAGCTGAGGGAGCGCTGACAACCTATGCGGTGCAAAAAGACATGGGTCTCCTCTGTTTTGGAACCCTCGCCGGGGGCTTTCTGACGGACCGCTGGCTAGGTGCTCCGGATCCCGCCGCGAGCACGAATCGTTCGCTCGTTAAGTACCGACTCATCATCGATGAATTCGGAGGATGGGATGCGCTACAGGCGCTCCTTCGCACTCTGCGCGAGGTGGCGGATGGGCATGAGACGGATATCGCGTCCGTAGCTCTTCGTTTTGTGCTCGATCAGCGGGCGGTGGCGGCAGTGATCGTTGGAGCGACCCGATTAGGACAGATGGAGCGTAATCTCGGCGCCTTTCGATTCGCTCTGACAGCGCGCGATAACGATCGGATCCGCGGACTCATCGACGCTGCTCCGGGGCCCTCCGGTCCTGTCTTCGGGCTCGAACGTGATCGCGACGGTCGCCATGGCCGGATCATGCACTACGACCTGAATGCAGAAGGTGTGTAG
- a CDS encoding TIGR04076 family protein, with amino-acid sequence MPSLDDFTLYDLRVEVVASDQPMVCNHKVGDYFEVSGENMTLPAGQSFPFYSLAALLPLLPAKQRQTHPNDWMTTDRDVACPDPLCGGRFRITRIGQTTFRHGDVTRVPLGKSTA; translated from the coding sequence GTGCCTTCACTTGACGACTTCACGCTCTACGATCTCAGGGTTGAGGTCGTGGCGAGCGACCAGCCCATGGTGTGTAACCACAAGGTCGGCGACTACTTCGAAGTCTCCGGTGAGAACATGACGCTGCCCGCGGGACAGAGTTTTCCGTTCTACTCGCTCGCTGCCCTACTACCGCTCCTGCCCGCGAAGCAGCGACAGACGCACCCGAACGACTGGATGACCACCGATAGGGACGTCGCTTGCCCGGATCCGCTGTGTGGCGGACGCTTTCGCATCACACGAATAGGCCAGACCACGTTCCGGCACGGCGACGTTACGCGTGTTCCTCTCGGAAAATCAACCGCTTGA
- a CDS encoding Na+/H+ antiporter NhaC family protein yields MRDPSEPTAKLTFFGGVGGALAPFVVFLTGISWLGLAGAPDETGFWPIVLLALIAGLGLAHDRSAYADAVVDGMSRRLVMIMVLAWILAGVLGTLLRESGLVDALVWATSVMGVSGGGYAVAAFLVCVVFSVATGTSLGTLLVCAPLLYPAGAALHADPAFLMGAIIAGATFGDNVSPISDTTIASATTQEADLGGVVRSRLRYALPAAAIAITVFGIFGGAQGGATVTLDISPDAAGLTMLLVPALVLTLLVRRSHLVTGLIAGIVTAAVLGMVLGRFGVGDLIGIDRDNFIATGLILDGMRRAIGVSVFTILLMGLVGGVEAAGLLDRLITWIRQKAAQAQQAEWWIFGSVTAATVLTTHSTVAILTVGELAKDVGEAAGIGAYRRANILDVVVCTYPFLLPFFIPVVLAASLTSGAGDMPRLSPWNVGVHNVHSWALLVVIIVAIATGWGRRDSKEPVTPE; encoded by the coding sequence TTGAGAGATCCCTCAGAGCCGACGGCGAAACTCACCTTCTTCGGAGGGGTGGGCGGTGCACTCGCGCCGTTCGTGGTTTTTCTCACCGGAATTTCTTGGCTCGGGCTGGCAGGTGCACCTGACGAAACAGGCTTTTGGCCCATCGTCTTGCTGGCCCTCATCGCCGGACTGGGCCTGGCTCACGACCGATCCGCATACGCCGACGCTGTGGTAGACGGGATGAGTCGGCGCCTCGTGATGATCATGGTGCTGGCCTGGATCCTGGCCGGAGTCCTTGGGACTCTCCTTCGCGAGAGCGGACTCGTCGACGCATTGGTTTGGGCAACGAGCGTGATGGGTGTGTCAGGCGGAGGCTACGCGGTAGCCGCATTCCTGGTGTGCGTGGTGTTCTCGGTCGCGACCGGAACGAGCCTCGGAACGCTTCTGGTCTGTGCGCCCTTGCTCTACCCGGCGGGTGCCGCCCTCCACGCGGACCCGGCCTTCCTGATGGGGGCGATCATCGCAGGGGCCACCTTCGGCGACAACGTCTCACCGATTTCAGACACGACGATCGCATCGGCGACGACGCAGGAGGCAGACCTGGGAGGCGTCGTTCGGTCTCGCTTGCGATACGCCCTGCCCGCAGCCGCGATCGCGATCACGGTCTTCGGCATCTTCGGGGGTGCCCAAGGAGGGGCGACGGTCACGCTCGACATCTCACCCGACGCCGCCGGCCTCACCATGTTGCTCGTACCAGCTCTGGTACTCACTCTGCTCGTTCGCCGAAGCCACCTGGTAACAGGACTCATCGCCGGAATCGTGACCGCAGCAGTTCTCGGTATGGTTCTGGGGCGTTTCGGGGTGGGCGACCTGATCGGCATCGACCGAGACAACTTCATCGCCACAGGACTCATCCTAGACGGAATGAGGCGAGCCATCGGAGTCTCGGTCTTCACTATTCTTCTCATGGGACTCGTGGGCGGCGTCGAAGCAGCGGGTCTTCTTGATCGCTTGATCACTTGGATTCGCCAGAAGGCGGCCCAAGCCCAGCAGGCCGAATGGTGGATCTTCGGATCCGTGACTGCCGCGACGGTCCTCACGACCCATTCGACCGTGGCCATTCTTACGGTGGGCGAACTCGCGAAAGACGTGGGCGAAGCCGCCGGCATCGGAGCTTACAGGCGCGCAAACATCCTCGATGTTGTCGTGTGCACGTACCCGTTCTTGCTCCCATTCTTCATTCCGGTCGTCCTCGCGGCTTCGCTCACTTCGGGAGCTGGGGACATGCCACGGCTCTCGCCTTGGAACGTCGGGGTGCACAACGTGCACTCGTGGGCACTCCTCGTGGTCATCATAGTGGCGATCGCGACGGGATGGGGACGCCGAGACTCGAAAGAACCCGTTACGCCTGAGTGA
- a CDS encoding DUF126 domain-containing protein: MVTGRPLIPGQASGPLLRLDHPISFWGGVDPVAGTIVDPRHPNYGQSIAGTVLAIPAAVGSSSSSAIMLELVREGNAPAAILMGKADAILSLGVVVGRELGYASVPMFEVSVEDQRGLTVGAMVSVTEDGTVTQA, translated from the coding sequence GTGGTAACCGGACGGCCCCTCATTCCAGGGCAGGCGTCAGGGCCGCTCCTACGTTTGGATCACCCGATCAGCTTCTGGGGCGGAGTCGATCCGGTGGCGGGCACGATTGTCGATCCGCGGCACCCGAACTACGGCCAGTCGATTGCTGGCACCGTGCTAGCGATCCCCGCTGCGGTAGGCTCTAGCTCTTCGAGCGCGATCATGCTCGAGTTGGTACGAGAGGGGAATGCGCCTGCCGCGATTCTCATGGGAAAGGCCGACGCCATTCTATCTCTGGGTGTCGTCGTCGGCCGCGAGCTCGGATATGCGTCGGTGCCGATGTTTGAGGTCTCCGTAGAGGACCAGCGAGGCCTCACGGTCGGAGCGATGGTGAGCGTCACCGAAGATGGTACGGTCACTCAGGCGTAA
- a CDS encoding aconitase X catalytic domain-containing protein translates to MLLHLTQSERDALNGSDGDATAMAMRIVVAAGDLLGADSLVEVSSAHIDGCLHHGDGGVEFAEALVRGGGRVAVPTTLNVGALDLLHPGAVRADAHKTDMARRQMNAYVKMGAEATFTCAPYQVGHEPGVGEQVAWGESNAIAFVNSVLGARTERYGDFLDACCAISGRAPFYGLHKEENRRARVVVDVSRVPASLKARDVFFPVLGTWLGLEVGQEIAAIVGLPESVTRDQLKALGAAAASTGAVALFHVVGVTPEAPTLEAVSGGEVLPLIEATPDKIMPALERLSTAHQADGVDAIAVGSPHFSLDEFDSLRRFLSGRHLSIPFYVCTARGTLRTLDERGHTKALRSAGVEIIADTCVVVTPILPAVNGVLMTNSGKFAHYGPSNTGYEVLYGSLEDCVESGVQGRVVRDAEVWSW, encoded by the coding sequence ATGCTACTCCACCTGACCCAGAGCGAACGCGACGCACTCAACGGTTCCGACGGTGACGCCACGGCGATGGCTATGCGCATCGTGGTGGCCGCGGGAGATCTGTTGGGTGCCGACTCCTTGGTGGAAGTCTCTTCCGCCCACATCGACGGGTGCCTACATCACGGTGATGGCGGAGTCGAGTTTGCAGAGGCGTTGGTGCGTGGCGGAGGTAGGGTCGCAGTGCCGACCACGCTGAACGTGGGGGCCTTGGACCTCCTCCATCCTGGAGCTGTGCGAGCCGACGCACACAAGACCGACATGGCTCGCCGACAGATGAACGCCTACGTAAAAATGGGTGCCGAGGCGACGTTCACCTGCGCCCCATATCAGGTGGGACACGAGCCTGGCGTGGGAGAGCAGGTCGCCTGGGGCGAGTCCAATGCGATCGCTTTTGTGAACTCGGTCCTGGGTGCTCGCACCGAGCGGTATGGTGACTTCCTCGATGCGTGTTGTGCGATCTCCGGACGAGCTCCTTTCTACGGTCTCCACAAAGAGGAGAATCGGCGGGCTCGCGTTGTCGTTGACGTCTCGCGGGTTCCTGCTTCGCTCAAGGCCCGTGATGTCTTCTTCCCCGTCCTCGGTACTTGGCTCGGACTCGAAGTCGGGCAAGAGATCGCCGCCATCGTAGGGCTCCCCGAGTCCGTCACGCGCGACCAGTTGAAGGCTCTCGGCGCGGCCGCTGCGTCGACGGGGGCTGTCGCGCTCTTCCACGTGGTCGGTGTCACTCCGGAGGCTCCTACGCTGGAGGCGGTTAGTGGTGGTGAGGTCTTGCCTCTAATCGAAGCGACACCAGACAAAATCATGCCCGCGTTGGAGCGCTTGTCGACGGCGCATCAGGCGGACGGGGTCGATGCGATTGCGGTGGGCAGTCCTCACTTCTCTCTCGACGAATTCGATTCATTGAGACGCTTTCTAAGCGGCCGTCACCTGTCGATCCCGTTTTATGTGTGCACTGCGCGGGGGACGCTCCGCACGTTGGACGAACGCGGGCACACCAAGGCTCTTCGAAGCGCGGGTGTCGAGATCATCGCTGACACATGCGTGGTGGTGACACCGATCCTGCCCGCCGTGAATGGCGTGCTCATGACGAACTCGGGGAAGTTTGCGCACTACGGGCCGTCGAACACGGGGTACGAGGTGTTGTACGGGAGCCTGGAAGATTGTGTGGAGTCGGGGGTCCAGGGCCGGGTCGTGCGCGACGCGGAGGTGTGGTCGTGGTAA
- a CDS encoding thioesterase family protein: protein MRAKLFTVDERVRWSAVDKAGIIFYGAYVGFFEIAEMELFRAAGIPYSEVFDRFDIWLPRVHLESSFHYPSRLDDELRVAAYFTHFGTSSVKINFDVLHKGAHQLAVTGHEVLVCTTRDSIESRPLPEALLDAMRPYLMTVEEARAELGVPATP from the coding sequence ATGAGGGCCAAGCTCTTCACCGTCGACGAACGCGTGCGGTGGTCCGCCGTCGACAAAGCAGGGATCATCTTCTACGGCGCTTATGTCGGTTTCTTCGAGATCGCGGAAATGGAGCTTTTCCGGGCGGCCGGGATCCCCTACAGCGAAGTCTTCGACCGGTTCGACATCTGGCTTCCCCGGGTGCATCTAGAGTCGAGCTTCCACTACCCATCCCGCCTAGACGACGAGCTACGCGTCGCCGCGTACTTCACTCACTTCGGAACGAGCTCGGTGAAGATCAACTTCGATGTGCTCCACAAAGGCGCCCATCAGTTAGCGGTCACCGGGCATGAGGTTCTCGTGTGCACGACCCGCGACTCCATCGAATCTCGCCCTCTGCCGGAAGCGCTTCTCGACGCGATGCGCCCCTACCTCATGACGGTGGAAGAAGCGCGAGCAGAGCTAGGCGTTCCGGCGACACCCTGA
- a CDS encoding pyridoxal-phosphate dependent enzyme, translated as MIPIAPIELDAIQAARDRISDVAFRTPLVRLDVRGPSREIWLKLECLQPIGSFKIRGAANAMALADPDVLARGVYTGSAGNMAQGVAFNARRLGIPCRVIVPDSAPQTKLAAIARLGATAVTVPFDEWWEVLRDHGHPDEHGFFVHPVSDPHVIAGNGTVGLEILEQLPEVAGVVVPFGGGGLSCGIASAMVAGHPEIPTYAAEVNTAAPLNASFEAGQPVDVDRVPTFVDGIGGRGVLPEMWPLASSLLAGSRVVSIEAICEAIRILAERTHVVAEGAGGASLAAAMQGVDEGDGPIVAVVSGGNIDGNVLATILEGGTP; from the coding sequence ATGATTCCGATCGCACCTATCGAACTCGACGCCATCCAGGCTGCCCGCGACCGCATTTCGGACGTGGCGTTCCGTACTCCCCTGGTACGGCTCGACGTGCGCGGGCCTTCGCGGGAGATCTGGCTCAAGCTCGAGTGCCTCCAACCCATCGGCTCTTTCAAGATCCGCGGGGCGGCGAATGCCATGGCCCTAGCCGATCCGGACGTCCTGGCCCGAGGAGTCTACACGGGGAGCGCCGGCAATATGGCTCAAGGCGTTGCCTTCAACGCACGGCGACTCGGCATCCCATGTAGAGTCATCGTGCCAGACAGTGCGCCACAAACGAAACTCGCGGCGATCGCTCGCCTGGGCGCAACGGCCGTCACCGTGCCGTTCGACGAATGGTGGGAAGTACTGCGAGACCACGGGCACCCGGACGAACATGGTTTCTTCGTGCACCCGGTCAGCGATCCGCATGTGATCGCGGGAAACGGAACAGTCGGCCTCGAGATCTTGGAGCAACTGCCTGAAGTAGCAGGAGTAGTCGTTCCATTCGGAGGCGGGGGGCTCTCCTGTGGCATCGCATCCGCAATGGTTGCTGGCCACCCAGAGATTCCGACTTACGCCGCGGAGGTGAACACGGCTGCGCCGCTCAACGCGTCGTTCGAAGCCGGACAACCTGTGGACGTCGATCGTGTGCCCACCTTCGTAGACGGGATCGGTGGACGGGGTGTCCTTCCGGAAATGTGGCCCTTGGCATCCAGTCTCCTGGCGGGAAGTCGGGTCGTTTCAATCGAAGCCATCTGCGAAGCCATTCGGATCCTGGCCGAACGAACTCACGTGGTCGCTGAAGGCGCCGGAGGAGCCTCCCTCGCCGCAGCGATGCAGGGCGTCGATGAAGGGGACGGCCCGATCGTGGCTGTAGTGTCCGGCGGCAACATCGATGGAAACGTACTGGCCACGATTCTCGAAGGCGGAACGCCTTAG
- a CDS encoding PD-(D/E)XK nuclease family protein, translating into MTTSAAPHLVEALARVAQRRPVARKLIVSPTFGGGRELLRRLSLDRAGWVGFEVVTTRPLATRLAREELERSSLRIVDAFEQQALLDEALDSALKGEGPGLGDLGEGVGFREKVHGAVIAMRLSGIGPKELDAARLSDWSKRLFLLRVLQRYERLLGGERRADTASIFKRALVALENEGTRMPESLGADELLLLPGLSTRGLTGRLLTALQARGAKVLETDPVVGLEVPDAVLWNRHAEGGAASYLYSPDECPGDVEMNETSLFHASSVTDELREVVRRVAARGIAWDQVEIVTPDPAAYGSAMHALSAQLRLPVTYAVGLPVERTRPGRVVRAYLDWIEEGFQAHTIRRLLEAGDLRPRKATGRHAAAALSRRFRSLRIGWGRKRYRTQIRSGIEAVEAMRPGKFETEEVFTRRRDRIKGELEALQSILFPALKATPDVPDRMGEGGRPVSPAEIARGLRAFLRRVPKGDGADRSARDEVVRVLERVEATLRRRTEFRAAVTILRRYLEIRVRAPSPDGGSDDPGAPWSSEGGHMHLSDLEHGGYTGRPFVFIVGADAERVPGMGVQDPVLLDSDRRVLGEGLPTSSELLRERVFGFAALFARINQAEVTLSYGAWKATEARAVSPSPILLQVLRLVRQDGHLTFEDLHAELGRVVCRIPAGDRPPLDVDDIWMKALGSGKVMRRGVDHVRAAFGRLDAGLTTQAARREGVPGPAHGVIEPRPTELDPRQNPALVLSASRLEDLGTCPLRYLHKSVLKAYPPDDPELDPEKWLDPLRRGGLLHEVYETALREAREQKLRLDDTAFESLALETLGASVKRLEREVPVPGEGAKRREVSGLEDDVRSFVRMVRQTTAPWVALEMKFGIGDDDPVVMPLEEGEVRLRGAIDRVDENLEGVHVVDYKTGMPHDFAAGTGAFNGGRRLQHALYSFAAEKRLGGDVVAGEYHFPTRRGENQAFVFPRVALAGVGTLVGHMLDTVASGSFVPTERADDCRFCDFSEVCRSRTLSFGKMESPLSDWSEEHLNTGLWPAFAQLKRVRTFED; encoded by the coding sequence ATGACCACCTCCGCTGCACCTCACCTTGTTGAAGCTCTGGCCCGAGTGGCTCAGCGGCGTCCGGTAGCCCGCAAGCTGATCGTCTCCCCGACGTTTGGTGGAGGGAGAGAGCTACTGCGACGCCTTTCCTTGGATCGTGCGGGGTGGGTGGGCTTTGAGGTCGTGACTACGCGTCCATTGGCGACTCGGCTCGCGCGTGAAGAACTGGAACGGAGCAGTCTTCGGATTGTCGATGCGTTCGAGCAGCAGGCCCTCTTGGACGAAGCGCTTGATTCCGCCCTCAAAGGTGAGGGGCCAGGGCTCGGGGATCTAGGAGAAGGCGTGGGCTTTCGTGAGAAAGTGCATGGTGCGGTCATCGCGATGAGGCTGTCCGGGATCGGGCCTAAAGAACTCGACGCGGCCCGGCTTTCCGATTGGTCCAAGCGCCTCTTCCTACTGCGCGTTCTCCAAAGGTACGAGCGGCTCCTGGGGGGAGAGCGGCGGGCTGATACAGCGTCCATCTTTAAGCGTGCGCTCGTCGCCCTGGAAAACGAAGGGACTCGTATGCCGGAGTCCTTAGGTGCGGATGAGCTTCTCCTGCTCCCCGGATTGAGCACGCGTGGATTGACCGGACGGCTGTTGACCGCGCTCCAGGCCCGGGGGGCGAAGGTCTTGGAGACAGATCCGGTGGTCGGACTCGAGGTGCCGGACGCCGTCTTGTGGAATCGCCACGCGGAAGGCGGTGCGGCCTCCTATCTGTATAGCCCTGATGAGTGTCCTGGGGATGTGGAGATGAACGAGACGTCACTCTTCCACGCTTCGTCCGTGACGGACGAACTAAGGGAGGTCGTGCGTCGGGTCGCCGCACGAGGCATCGCTTGGGATCAGGTGGAGATCGTGACTCCCGATCCAGCTGCCTACGGCTCGGCGATGCATGCGTTGTCCGCACAATTGCGGTTGCCGGTGACCTATGCGGTCGGCCTCCCCGTAGAGCGGACGCGGCCGGGGCGGGTGGTGCGGGCGTATCTCGATTGGATCGAAGAGGGCTTCCAGGCACACACCATTCGCCGCCTCCTCGAGGCGGGTGACCTGAGGCCTCGAAAAGCTACTGGACGCCACGCTGCTGCGGCGTTGTCTCGGCGGTTCCGGAGCCTGCGGATCGGGTGGGGACGGAAGCGGTATCGCACTCAGATCCGTTCCGGGATCGAAGCCGTGGAAGCCATGCGGCCTGGGAAGTTCGAGACGGAAGAGGTGTTCACCCGGCGGCGAGATCGGATTAAAGGTGAACTCGAAGCTCTTCAGTCGATCCTCTTCCCGGCCTTGAAGGCGACGCCCGATGTTCCGGACCGAATGGGCGAGGGAGGTCGGCCGGTCTCTCCTGCCGAAATCGCTCGAGGCCTGCGCGCGTTTCTGCGGCGGGTGCCGAAGGGTGACGGTGCGGACCGGAGTGCTCGGGACGAGGTCGTTCGGGTTCTCGAGCGGGTGGAGGCGACACTACGAAGGAGGACGGAGTTCCGCGCTGCGGTGACGATCCTGCGTCGTTACCTCGAGATCCGGGTGCGTGCTCCAAGTCCGGATGGTGGGTCGGATGATCCCGGTGCACCGTGGTCTTCCGAGGGTGGCCACATGCATCTCTCGGATCTAGAGCATGGTGGATACACAGGTCGGCCGTTCGTATTCATCGTCGGTGCGGATGCAGAGCGTGTTCCCGGAATGGGCGTGCAGGATCCGGTGTTGTTGGATAGCGATCGACGAGTCTTGGGAGAGGGTCTCCCAACGTCATCGGAGTTGCTCCGCGAGCGGGTATTCGGCTTTGCTGCGCTCTTTGCCCGGATCAACCAAGCGGAGGTTACGCTGAGCTACGGGGCATGGAAGGCGACCGAGGCTCGCGCGGTGAGTCCCTCTCCCATTCTCCTTCAGGTTCTTCGGCTCGTCCGGCAGGACGGCCACCTCACGTTCGAGGATCTTCACGCCGAGTTGGGGCGTGTCGTGTGTCGCATTCCGGCCGGAGACCGGCCGCCTCTAGATGTCGACGACATTTGGATGAAGGCGCTGGGATCCGGCAAGGTCATGCGCCGCGGCGTGGACCACGTGAGGGCGGCTTTCGGCCGACTCGATGCCGGCTTGACCACCCAAGCAGCGAGACGGGAAGGGGTCCCCGGGCCAGCCCACGGGGTAATTGAACCACGACCCACGGAACTAGATCCCCGCCAAAATCCGGCCCTCGTTTTGTCTGCGAGCCGCCTGGAAGACCTCGGTACGTGCCCGCTCCGTTATCTGCATAAGTCGGTTCTGAAGGCCTACCCCCCCGACGACCCGGAACTCGATCCAGAAAAGTGGCTCGATCCGTTGAGACGAGGCGGTCTGCTCCACGAGGTCTACGAAACCGCGCTGCGTGAGGCACGAGAGCAGAAGCTCAGACTCGATGACACGGCGTTCGAGTCGCTCGCTCTGGAAACGCTCGGCGCCAGTGTCAAACGTCTCGAGCGTGAGGTCCCAGTGCCAGGCGAGGGTGCGAAGCGTCGTGAGGTCTCCGGGCTCGAAGACGATGTGCGCTCGTTCGTACGCATGGTTCGGCAAACGACTGCCCCTTGGGTCGCGCTGGAGATGAAGTTCGGGATTGGAGATGACGATCCCGTAGTTATGCCGTTGGAAGAAGGTGAGGTTCGCTTACGGGGCGCGATCGATCGCGTGGACGAGAATCTCGAGGGTGTGCACGTCGTGGACTATAAGACGGGTATGCCCCACGACTTCGCGGCCGGAACCGGGGCGTTCAACGGAGGTCGGCGCCTGCAACACGCGCTCTACTCGTTCGCGGCAGAAAAGCGTTTGGGTGGGGACGTCGTCGCTGGAGAGTACCATTTCCCGACGCGCCGAGGAGAGAATCAAGCGTTCGTATTCCCTCGAGTGGCCTTGGCCGGTGTCGGGACGTTGGTTGGACACATGCTGGACACCGTAGCCAGCGGGAGCTTTGTCCCGACAGAACGAGCGGACGACTGCCGCTTTTGCGATTTCTCAGAGGTGTGCCGTTCTCGGACGCTGTCGTTCGGGAAGATGGAATCGCCGCTCTCCGACTGGTCGGAAGAGCACCTGAACACAGGCCTCTGGCCCGCCTTCGCCCAACTCAAGCGAGTGAGGACCTTCGAGGACTGA